A stretch of the Drosophila sulfurigaster albostrigata strain 15112-1811.04 chromosome 2L, ASM2355843v2, whole genome shotgun sequence genome encodes the following:
- the LOC133839274 gene encoding LOW QUALITY PROTEIN: zinc finger protein chinmo (The sequence of the model RefSeq protein was modified relative to this genomic sequence to represent the inferred CDS: substituted 1 base at 1 genomic stop codon), whose translation MDPQQQFCLKWNSFSSNLAITFSNLFKSDLLADVTLSCDGAVFRAHKLILAACSKKFADLFENTPTNGQCVIILEATTPDNMAALLEFMYKGEVHVSQEALNSFLKSAESLQVKGLSTETGRLAAQQAQQQHMGGDSSPLDSPTGRRSMRNSLSGSSGVAIGIGGNNNNNNSGSNNSPGISGNNGLSLAGALSGMAAAGGMAAAASVAASGLSALATSAGALDRCGSAGGNIISGSVAGVGPLSAGAGVGSGSGGGSGGNGVHLGGNNGPISLSGSGAGAAMHLGGGSTGSLKQECDSLMHPSSSSQLGMAYVPPMYHRPMSFNEPLRKRALRSPYAEQELRGSVLRDGSKNSSECPSPINKQPYHRPSSSASSTAPTEADTMHSERASPQSSRYENHSPSTTAGNGNAPSGLDRIVKSERNNGSANEANDDERELMDESTDNGAEDLRVKLENSNYSPPPANSNTSSTTPNALLENLKNADGSLSGNLAASIAPADMLNVWNATKMNNKNSVNTADGKKLKCLYCDRLYGYETNLRAHIRQRHQGIRVPCPFCERTFTRNNTVRRHIAREHKQEIGLAAGATIAPAHVAAAAAAAAAANHSPXEAAATAAAAVVMSAHKEAAKQRKRKSLKMALEKCMQRRDAMACTEVAGGEQGGVMGMGGAGGAGEMGETTTTTATAAAAAAAAAAATAAAAAGLLSFEHQEIAMQIKAAMAAEQQQRERAEAEAEAEAMDTTANTTANTTTTTTSTTTATTTTTTGETSTTTDEGSDAEAEADLSGNEALPKATAMDIDEPESELVVVEPKIEPLSDSEPEDEEDDEQQQQHHYAAAAVMPIDEPVEMQRTPTSTPTSQMLMMAHEAPALTSTPKVNVDVNEQ comes from the exons GCGCCGTCTTTAGGGCACACAAATTAATCTTGGCAGCCTGCTCGAAAAAGTTCGCCGACCTGTTCGAGAACACGCCCACAAATGGCCAGTGTGTCATCATACTGGAGGCGACAACGCCGGACAACATGGCCGCGCTGCTCGAGTTCATGTACAAAGGCGAGGTGCACGTCTCCCAGGAGGCGCTCAACAGTTTCCTCAAGTCCGCCGAGAGTCTACAA GTCAAAGGACTGTCCACTGAGACGGGTCGCTTGGCGGCGCAAcaggcgcaacaacaacacatggGCGGCGACAGTTCGCCGCTCGATTCGCCGACGGGTCGTCGCAGCATGCGCAACAGTttaagcggcagcagcggcgttgccattggcattggcggcaacaacaacaacaacaacagtggaagcaacaacagcccTGGCATTTCCGGCAACAATGGCTTGAGCCTGGCCGGCGCCCTCAGCGGCATGGCAGCCGCTGGTGGCATGGCTGCAGCGGCAAGTGTGGCCGCCAGCGGTCTCAGTGCATTGGCCACAAGTGCTGGCGCCTTGGATCGTTGCGGCAGCGCTGGTGGCAACATCATTAGCGGCTCTGTTGCTGGCGTTGGTCCACTCAGCGCTGGCGCCGGcgttggcagcggcagcggcggcggcagcggtggCAATGGCGTTCATCTTGGCGGCAACAATGGACCGATCAGTCTGAGTGGCAGCGGCGCTGGCGCCGCCATGCATTTGGGCGGCGGTTCAACGGGCAGTCTGAAGCAAGAGTGCGATTCGCTGATGCATCCCAGCAGCAGCTCACAGCTGGGCATGGCCTATGTGCCGCCCATGTACCACCGTCCCATGTCCTTCAACGAACCGCTTCGCAAGCGCGCCCTCCGCAGTCCCTATGCCGAGCAGGAGCTGCGCGGCAGCGTCCTCCGCGATGGCTCCAAGAACTCCTCCGAGTGCCCCAGCCCCATCAACAAGCAACCCTACCATCGACCCTCGTCCAGCGCCAGCTCGACAGCGCCCACCGAGGCGGACACCATGCACTCGGAACGCGCCTCGCCACAGTCCAG CAGGTATGAGAACCACAGTCCCAGCACTACGGCCGGCAATGGAAATGCGCCGAGCGGCCTGGATCGGATTGTGAAATCGGAACGCAACAATGGCAGCGCCAACGAGGCTAATGACGATGAACGCGAACTGATGGACGAGTCAACCGAT AATGGTGCCGAGGATTTGCGTGTGAAATTGGAGAACTCAAACTATTCGCCGCCACCCGCCAACTCGAACACCTCGTCGACCACACCGAATGCGCTGCTGGAGAACCTGAAGAATGCGGACGGATCGCTGTCGGGCAATTTGGCCGCATCGATTGCACCCGCTGACATGTTGAACGTGTGGAATGCCACCAAGatgaacaacaagaacagcgtGAACACAGCGGACGGGAAGAAGCTGAAGTGTTTGTACTGCGATCGCCTTTACGGCTACGAGACGAATCTGCGAGCACACATCCGGCAGCGGCATCAGGGCATCCGGGTGCCCTGCCCCTTCTGCGAACGGACCTTCACACGCAACAACACGGTGCGGCGGCACATTGCACGGGAGCACAAGCAGGAGATTGGTTTGGCGGCGGGCGCAACAATTGCGCCGGCGCAtgtggcagcagcggcggcggcagcggcggccgCGAATCATTCACCATAGGAAGCGGccgcaacggcagcggcagcagtagTCATGAGCGCGCACAAGGAGGCGGCGAAGCAGCGTAAACGTAAATCACTCAAAATGGCATTGGAGAAGTGCATGCAGCGACGCGATGCGATGGCATGCACTGAGGTAGCGGGCGGCGAACAGGGGGGCGTAATGGGCATgggaggagcaggaggagcagGAGAAATGggcgaaacaacaacaacgacggcgacagcggcagcggctgcggcagcggcagcagcagcgactgcagcagcagctgcgggtCTGCTAAGCTTTGAGCATCAAGAGATCGCAATGCAAATCAAAGCAGCCATGGCAgccgaacagcagcaacgcgaacgagccgaagctgaagcagaagccGAAGCGATGGACACAACGGCAAACACAACAGCgaacacgacgacgacgacgacatcaacaacaacggcgacaacaacaacaacaacgggcGAAACATCAACCACCACCGATGAAGGCAGCGATGCCGAAGCCGAGGCTGATTTGAGCGGCAACGAAGCGTTGCCGAAGGCCACAGCCATGGATATCGATGAGCCCGAGTCggagcttgttgttgttgagccAAAGATCGAACCGTTGTCGGACAGCGAACccgaagacgaagaagacgacgaacaacagcagcagcatcattaTGCAGCTGCCGCTGTGATGCCCATCGATGAGCCTGTTGAAATGCAGCGCACGCCCACGTCCACGCCCACCAGCCAAATGTTGATGATGGCCCATGAAGCGCCCGCTTTGACCTCTACGCCCAAGGTCAATGTGGATGTGAATGAGCAGTAA